The window CATGATATGTATGAATGCCAACTCCATCTCATCACTCCATTCCAGTACATTCTCACCCTTTGGAGCCATTATCGATGCAACTTTTGGACCACAACTTCCACACATAATaggcaaaaaataatattaacagACCAGAATCAAATTGTGTAAAATTGGACATCTCCATAAGCAGAGAAGGTCAGCTATCAAACATAAGATTCAAATGACACTTCCTATGAATGAAGACATACACTAATTACTTTGACAAAGAATTAAATGGTCTTCAAACCATTCAGATAGTAAGCTACAGGACATATGACTTCATGAGAAACTTACAAAGTGAGTTGTCCTAGAATAATTGGACATGCTAAAGATATTCAAAGAACATGCTAGGAAATGGACCACAAACTACATTAAAATAGGAAGACAATCACAATACTAGTAGATAGTTAGGGAGAAAGGCTTTTAGGGATTTGACTGGATGGGATTGCAGTGCCAAGGAAAAGGCTTCAATTGAACTTCTCCCTATTAAGATGAGACCAAACATGATTAACCAAGAGAGACCCATTACCATTCTTCTCTAATAATTGAGCATGCTAGCACCCGAGATGGGCCAACCGGGTCCTCGGAACCTATCGGATAGTAAGAATAGCACTCAACAaacagaaagaagaaagaagaataaCAACTTCacagaaagaagaaagaagaacagCAGCTATCGGCTAGCACCCGAGAAGCCAACCGGCTTCTACCTTTCAACTTTGGATGTACTATATCTTGTTCAAATGCCATGCTCGACCTGTTGAATGTTATTCGATAATATTTCTAAACTGTGGCTACATAATATTTCTTAACCGCGGCTGACTCCAATAACGAGTAATGTCCCCAATAATAATTTCGCGTACTGGTTTGATCTTCTCCCAAAATAAGAATAGCACTCAGCAAACAgatagaagaaagaagaacagTAGCTTCACATTCGTATAAGAGCTAGACACAGAATCAGTAATCGACATAAGGCGATAAGCATAGCACTCAACAAACAGAAAGATAAACTGTAACTGCACATTCGCCGAACACGGAACAACAGAACAACCTTCACACGGGGTTTCAGCAAAACAAGAACAACATATTGGCTCTCAGTGACCAAAGAATGCAGTGGAAGCCATAAAATTATGCAACAAACATCTTCAACTGGCGAGAGGAAATGTAGAAATTACTTGAAATGCAGAATGCGTTCGACACCAGAGGAGACGCCGGGATTTAAAGCCTCGCGTGCTGGTGAATTTTAGCAGTGCAAGGACCCTCGAAAAAACCGAAAGAAGGGAATCTTTGTCCTTCTGTGGCAGACGTTGCTCAGTTGGGGGAATCGTATTCCTGACAAAGGGGGGCCTTTGCCCTGTTCTTGCAGGTACTTTCTACCGATTCTTCTGCGCAATCAAGACCCATAGGGAAAAATGTGCAAGATGGGATGTTATATCCGTGAAATCATCTATTGCCTATTGTAATTGCGAAATTCGGACATCGCTTACCTTCTTCGAGCGGCCGATTGCAGTGAATTCTGGACCGATTATGACTCGGCAATGTCGATTAGGAGGCTTCGCTGCCGATGTCGATGTCTTCTACGCGGCGACGCCCCTAAAATGGAGTTGAAATCGGGGCAGATTCAACAGCTTCACCACCGTCGAAGTCCGATTTCAAATCTCGGTTAGCAAGATCGACGACACAGAGGTTAGATGGAACTCGGCTGACCGTTCTGTCtgtgaaacaaaaaaaattagggcaaCAGAGGACGGAGAAGATGAAGGCTTCTGGCAGTGGGTCCCTCCATATTACCGTTTGACCCCCATTTTTTGTCCGTTTGCgagttgagttaaatttttttcggttgcCAAACAGACCCGGAACCTCTTAGTTACCAGGCGAGAGGTGCGCCACTGCGCTGTACACTctcttaattaaatatttcgaAAGAACATGACATGTTATTTGGAAAACCCTAGCGCCAAtcagagaatatatatataggaagaagaggaaaccccagagaaataagaaaaaaagttaaattttttcttttaaaaaagcCTCCAGAATTCTCATCACTAAAATTAACATCTTGATCTCTGCTATATATGTCatcaagaaaatcaatttaaaTGCAATAATATACTTCTACTTTATCTTAAAACTAGGTTATTAATtccttactatatatatatatataaatatatgcgTGTGTGTGTGGTAATCCCTAGTAATTAACATAGTTGTTAATGCTTCGACCATCCATATGTATTTCAAGAGTTTAAATTTTGGCTTGAAATTTAGCACAGACTCAGATTGATAATATTCCGAGGAGGAAAATTGGTATATCAGACATCGAGAAACACGAGCTGGGATCCAACAAAAcctataatttatataattttaatatcgAATCCTTGGGGATGTGGCCACCCTCTCTAATTTCCATATAGAAACAATTTCATGCATTAATTCCTCCACTGGAAGCGCGAGCAAACATTTTTCTGCAACAAAAAAGCgtcataatattttaatttggcTGAGTTTTCGTCACTCCAGCCGGGAACGAGCATGGACATGGAAACACATGCATTCGCGCGTGCTCGTGTTCGTACGCATATGATGCAATACCATTGATTTGGTACAAAAATGAGAAGGGAAATGGGGATGAAACTGTTGTGGAAAGGGGGTTTGAATCCTTTGATCTTTTCTGCAATTGAGTGTATGCATGATGAACTGAAGCTGAAGTTCAGAGAAGACATGAGTGGAAATAAAGGGAAGGGGCGAGGGCAATGTTGGGAAAAATGGCACACGAGAATCCATGCAGAAGCGTTGAGAGTTTCCAAGGGAGGGGAAGTGGTGGGTGGTGGTGGGAGGAAACGCCGGTAAAGTGCTCGTGTCGCCtcgattatatatatgtatgtacgtatgattgtatgtatatttataagtTTAATTTCTGataattattgttttcttgTTCATAAACTCTTCAGTTAGGGTTATGGCTAGGGTTAAGACACACTTAGCTAAGGGACATggattaatatattaattaggtTATAAGGTCTTTATCTATATACACATATGCAGCCGCAGCTAGCAAGGACACGgttaattatatatcaaaGTTTTAATTAGGGTTAGGGCTAGGGGCTAGGCATTCGTGATGTTCTCTTTTGTCTCCTGACTGAGGTCATTGAGAACAACACAACATGCGCACAAAGACAAATGgtccaaaaaatataaaaggggTGAAGGTAAGGATTCGATTTTTCTGGTTTGCATAAAGAACGACCATGGCACGAGCAAAGCCCATTCTATcttctattattatatttctgTACACGCAAAGCAAATATATTATTGGACCTCCGACCTTCCAGGTTAAGGCAGGGTGAGGTTGTGAGCATGAATTAATCGATGTGTGTCCCCCTCCTTCGAGAGACCCGACACGAAATACTTATAGCTGGATGCAATTACTGATAATATATCCTTGTGATCATATAGAGAACAATAGTGCCCTAACACATTGCTCTGCTCTGCAGTGTTCCTTAGGCTAGAAATTTCATTGTTTCTTGGAGGGAAAGGTTAATAGTAAGAGGAGATTGTGGGCCCATTGGGCCCAATACTTGGGGATGCTTTGGGTTTTTGCCCCTAACGACCATGCAGAACGTGAAATTTCCGTTAAGGTGGAATGGACGCACATGTCTCGAATTCAGATCTTCCCAATCATAAGTTGAGAACGTTGTACATTAGATAGATGCATTGCTTCTCTGAAGAAAACAATCTATTATGAAACTTATAGGGCACCTGAATTAAGGCTCTTTTAATGTAAAATGATATTATTGACCCTGCCTCAATCTCATGTTTCCAAAATTTGCCACAAAAGAAGAACAATGAAGGGGGACCGCAGGTGGCCCAAAACTAACGACCATCGCACCAACCAGATCACCAGCTGCACTAGGACTTGCTGGCAACCTAGACTGGGGCAGTAGTAGTCGGTATCAGGCCTCCATTGCCAGAAAATCATTCCCTTCTCTCCTCTTCTCGAAGAGAGCGAGGGAGAAGGGGGCGGCAGAGGCTCGACAACGGCAACCACTGCCTTAATCAAAGTTGTGTTGCGGCATCACCGGCAGCAAAAGACAGTGGTTGTCCGCGTTGAGCCACCACCATCCCCTCTCTCAGCTCCGCAGTTCGCTGCGTTTCCTTTTtgctttgtttattttttttaatcacaaAAATTATAGTTTGAGGAATTTAAActagaaaaataattcaagAGCATTTTGGtcttttcaatttcatatCCCGATCCTATTCTTTGACATTTATTAAAACTGATTAAAATATCTGACATTCATGGGATTTTAAATTCCATTTTATCCTCTCCCGGAATCATTATCCAAAAACATAGTCATATTATTATATGCTCGCTTATAACTAATTGACTTGCTCAGGAAACCAAAGCTCATATACGTTGTGATGTTGCATCTACGACAGGctattatatttttcctttttttttatataatagtaattattacttttcccaTTTGATGATACGATATATTTGATTGATATATACTATTGGGCCCATCGTTTGGTTTCTTGGCCCACGGGTTTACTCGCCGGCCCGGCCCCATTGGCCGACCTAGGTTTTATGCTCATCCAATCCAAAATCattcattaaaataaaataattaacaaaaaggGGCCTAATATCTGCTGCGTCCGGTCCCACGTGAACCTTCGGGTACGGTCACCGCCATCCAACCTCAAGCAGGAGTAATCCCATTGGCGGAGCACGTCGCCGTTGCATAGACTCGGCCCACTGTATAACATAGTcctcgtctctctctctcccctcctcGGCCTCCTTCCTCCTCAAGCTTCGCAGGTCGGAGATCTTTAAGGACTTCCATCCTCAGCTTGGCGGCTCCTCATCCCCATACTCACTTCCCCTATCTACCTCAAGGTGCGAGCTTAGGTTCCTCGTCTCTTCTTTGAATCGCTCCCGTCTTCTGCGGTATTCATTCTTCTACTCGTCTAGGTTTGCTAACCTGAACGAAATTGATCTGTAGTCCGAGCTGGGATTGAATATCGATCGTATTGATTACtgggcttttctttttttcttggattgATTGCCTCTTTAATCGATCGAGCATCGTTAATTTGAGAGGAATGTGGTGGAACATTGATCTCAATTATCTATAATCATCTCATTGATGAGGAATTCCTGTTGTTATTTCTGGGTTTTTCCTGCAGTATTGATTTAAGCTGCAGGAAGATGCGACCTTGACGATTCACGGTGTTCCCTCGGCAGACAGAGCCTATTAAGTTTTCTGCCAGCGAAAATTTGGTGTTTTAGAATAGATGGGATGCTTCAGATGGATGTGAAACAATGTAGACTTCTTAATCAAACATAATTCCGTTAGCCATTCCGGATGAGATCCACGCGAGTATTAGAATCGTTGAAAggcattattattattattattattattatttatttatttatttttcatgctGGATCATAGGTTCTGATTTTGATCAAATTATCTGTGTCATATTTGACATGGAATTTATTTGTATTCATATAGCTTGCCATTGTCCATTGATATCATAGCTGCCAGTTTGTGTTTTAAATCGCATCCGTGATCATTTGGAGGCATGGATCCTCTTTCTTGAGGTCATCCCAATTCGTTTGCCCTGACATATGCTGGCTTTTGTTAAATTTGGATTTGGATTTGGATATGCTAATGAATCAgatataaattagtaaatcTGTCTTTGCATTGACTAACTTGAAGTATTTGTCTGGGCAGAGAGCTATTTGATAaaatagaaaggaaaaaggCGTGATGGTGAAGGCATATAAGCAAGAGCATGTTTACAAGCATCCCTGGGAAATCGTAACATCCGCCTCTTGGCGCAAGTTTGCCGACCCCGAGAACAAGCGGACTCTATCCCACGTACTCGAGGTTGACACATTGAACCACAAGCTCGATTCGGAATTGGGGAAGCTCTATACAACACGTGCCATCACCATACATGCTCCTGGACCATGGTTTGTCCGCAAGATTGTGGGCCAAGATATATGCCACTGCGTTGAATCAACTGTGGTAGATGCGCAGTCTAAGTCAATGCAGCTCACGACTCGAAACGTCAGCCTCCAGAAGTTCATAGAGGTGGAGGAGAGAATCAGGTATGATCCTCATCCTGATGATCCTGCTCGGTGGACGGTCTGCAGGCAAGAGACTAGCATCCGCATCAAACCGCTCTCGGCACTGGCTTCAATGGCTGAGAAGGTGGAGCAGAGATGCGCCGAGAGGTTCCTGCAGAACAGTGTGAAGGGTAGGGAGGTAATGGAGAGAATCTGCAAGTATCTCGAAGCGGAGTCGAGGGGAATAGCATTTTGACTTTCCTGGAGTCTTTTTGGCCTTTGATACCATAGCTTTCGGGGCTTACATGGCCTTTCGAACATTAGAGAATAACAGAAAAGTTAGTATCTGTGCCGCAAGGTTTCCATCCATCTGGACTTCAAATGTGATGTTGTAAGAAAGATTATAAGTTAGAAGCTGTGATGTTTATTATTGCTGTTCTCGTCTTGACTAATAAATAGGACGATGAGCTGCTTGCCCCATCTTTTCTTTCTGGAAATGGTAGATGCAAGTGCGATCAGTTTGCACTCTTTCGATGAGAACCGTTTTGCTGTACCAGCTTTGGAACAAGGACATCTCGTCAAACTTGCAGATTACAATCGTTCGAGATTGATCATTAGTAACAACCAACTTGAGCTCACACTCTGCCATTGTTTGAGGATGCTTGGCAACTTTACAGGTTGTGGCTGTTCAAACAAAGCTTGAAGGACTAGAAAATGCTTCTAGCTTAGGAACAACAATTGTCCAagtgagatgtcttgatctaGAGAAACGAGAGATCTTGACGAGGCATTGCAACCATCGGCGATGATTCAGGTTTGATTATAAGTAGTGATCAACCATTGCTCATGATTCGGGTTTGATAAGTAGTGATTACACGAAAAAAGATCAACCAAGACAAATGTTATATGTAAATTAACACAACTCGTGGGAATCTGAATGTTCATGCCTGCAAAGCAGCTTATATAAACGCGAAtacattaaaaagaaaaggacctACGAAACTAAAAAATATAGTAAGAATTGTAGCAGTTGAAAACGTGAAGATGATGTACAAAGCAACCTGCAAGATCTGTCTAAAGCTCGTCTTCTATTCGGTTCAAGATAGCACATACCATTCTGACATGCACTAGAATGAAAAAAGCATCCATCTTTCAAAGCAGAGCATGGAAACATAACGAAGCTACTAATCATCACAATATCCATCAAACCACCACATACTCGAACTCGAGAAAACACCAGAGCCATCACAAGGAAAGATAAAAGAGTTCATCGCACCACAAGGATGCTCTAATCTTTTTCTTATATGCCTCCCAGCAAATATAACACAAAAGTGACACCACCACCTCGCAGATTATGCAGCAGCCAACTTGAAGTCGCCACCTCGTGACTGAGAATAAAGCATCAAGACTCATCTGCTGAGACTTCTTTTCCCCATCATTATATCTTATCGAGTTTCTCGGCCTTGATAAGCGGGTTTGCTTTAGCAATAGCGTCACGGGCAGCAGTTCTGTAATCAAACGGGCAATCATGTTTGTCGGAGTAACGATGGGTGCCGCAGAAGAGGTTCCCGCAGCGGCAGCTAAAGCCTGTTAGGCCAACGCGTTTCTTGCAGGTGGTGCAGCGGTTAGGGCCCTCCTTGGGTTTAGATTCAACGTTACCATTTGAACTCAAAGGGACAGCGGGCTGTCCGGTGACTATCGGAGGTTCCACTGGACCAACCTCTGCATCAACAGTAGCTGCAGCAGCAACAGGTTCAGTTTCCATGCTGCTTGATGATCCATTCACTAGGCTCCCAATGGAGGATTCTGCCAGCTTTGCTTGGTCCTGTTTTAGGAGAATGTCCTTGTGGCACTTGGAACACATGTTCATAGTTGCAGGACTCCCGAAGAAGCCGCAGTTGTTAATGCACAGGATGGGACCCTCTGGTGCAGCTTGGCATCCGGTCTCATCGTGTTCCATTTTCTCGATCCTCCTGCAGCACAATCACATCAAGCCCATGAACCTAGAAAATGGCATatgcacatacatatatagacataCATAGATGTAAAAGGCAGTGAAATCCAAACATTATCAAGCAAAGTCCTGTTTCGAGTGACAACTCCGGAAACTTATCAAACAACAAAGAACAATTGAATTTGTTGTCTCAAGAATTCAATTATTGTGTGAAAATCAACTTGCTTATAATGATTGTTTCTCAATACGCCCTTCTCcttatttgtttcaaatcaAATGAGGCCAAAGAAGAGGCATTTTCAATTAACCTCACAGTTACAAACTGCCTTCTGCACTGATTCTACAGTCTGAATAAATTCCAAGGAATCAACTTCCAATAAATCCTAAGTGAAATTTCGATATGCCAACATCCAGCTCAATCGAGTCATAGTTCAAGCAACTTGAAGTTAATGCTTTTAATTTGCTCCAACGCACAACAACTCCTTAAAATCGCATATTAATTCAAAAAGGATTCAATCAACAATCAAAAAATTCAACAGAGCCTCACATTTCTTCCCCAAACCTATGCAAAATGACATGATGATCACTCTGAGTTTAGAAACAACACGCAGCTCTATTTGACTTGTACCACAGAACACTTCAGATCGAATTAAACCAAAACCAATTCGTTCCCACACACAGGAGCCGTCAAATTCAGCTGCAAAATCACCATTTCCGCCAATATCTCTTAAAATACTCATAATTTTTCAGGCTTCACTCCTAAATTACAATAAAGAAGCTCGAATTGATCACTACCCGGGGAACAAAACCTTCATCAGCTAACAGCGGCataaactcaaaaaaaaaaaaactttgtgACATAAACTGTACAGGGTACGGAAACAAGAAAACCAAAAGGTTTGTCATAAACCCTAACCTGTTCGCCAGGGTAAAGAAGGAGCTCTAGAAATGAATCCTCCGACAGCCGATCTCGGAGCTCAGAACCTCACCAGACACGGGCCCCCCTGACAATCACACAAGAATCAGAAAAAACTAGTCATTCCCACGACAACCGAATCGTCGACAACCAAACTACGATCCGACCCAGAAAGGGATTCGAGAGAAATGGACGGAAAAATCGAAACTTTACGACCGAAACACGATCAAACCCTAACCCTGTGTTGAAATTGAGCCCGTCgaggcgagagagagagagagagagagagaaagccgGAGAGAGGGGGAGACGGAGGGATGcgatttattatatttttttccttgccAATTttctcccccctctctctctctctctcacagtGCGCAATTTAACGAGAGGGGACCTTTTTCTTTGTGCCAACGAACGCACTCTTACTGATGAGGGTCGATGTGTAACCTTTCCATTGGCACAGATGGCTACTAACCCTTCGCCCCATTTTCTCCCCCAGCCCCCTCCCAATTAACGGTTTTTGCCACTCGATCTTTCAGCCAACCGCCGTTGCACTACTGTGTTTTAGAGCTCGGTCGGGCCACCTGTGCTTTGAGCTTTTAAGGCTAGTCTCTGTCTCTTTCGGAGCTCCACTTGTGTAGTCCTCATACGTGCTGCGCCGGAGGCAATGCGCCGTGAGTTCCGGTGAAGCAGCCGACGAAGCCGGTGTTTGTCTGGGCTTGGGAGAGTGGATGTCCATCGACATGGGGCCCAAAGGCTTCATCAGTtcacatggaaaaataaaaaataaaaaaatcttgcTGATATTTTGTTGATAAGCAGAAAGATCTTTCATTGATCGCACTGTGCCAATGTGATTGggaaataaattaatcatcaAAGATTCTGATTTTTATATTTCCTGCTGTGATTCACATATGTTGCCTAATATGCGGTAGAAAGAGGaagatgttttttttttttttccacatgTTGGGATTTGAATGGTCGTTTGAGAGGAGAACTGTGATAGAGACATTATTTCTATCTGCAGgccaatgcttgcccaaaatCTGTCCCATTTTAATGGACCAATCAGGCTCAGTTGCCCCTGGCAACCCTCTTGATCCTTAATCTAACCAAACTTTGTCCAACACAAGTCATCATCTTCCCAGTGGAAGACTCGATAGAATTCTTATAGCAAGTGCTCGGTTCCTACCTTGAAAATCTTTCAACATTCACTATGTTGTCTCGGCGTGAGTGCAAAGATATTGAACGATGGCTCTTGCGGTGTGAAATTTGAAATGCGGGCATCGCTGAAAGCAtctaaaatattgaaatattcCTCACCTTTTATCGCCATATATCTAtaaagagagagggggagaggaGCTTTTGACAGCTCAAGTTGTCTCTTAACCACAATGGCCTTTTAATTGGCCTGCCTTTTTGTTGCCCTGACAACTACCTCCATAGAATATGTCTATGGGGCTTCCTTTCCACCACATTCTTTCTGGGTATGTTAAATAATGCAGAAGACAATTACCAAACATGAtgaataatcaaaatcaataaTTGATTAGCTCAAAATCCTTTCCAACTTCGCTCAAATTCAGCTATTTTAGGCCTTAATGATCTGGCCATTAAGCCTTAGGGGCAAGAGTGTGCGTCTCTTGTTGGGTATAATTGAGTTTTACTGAAGTTCCTTGTTCTTGCCGCTGAACTTCAACTCACAGCCAGTGGCCCCCACCAAAGGGTGGATGAATGAGACCTTTTCGGAGTCAAACCGCAGATCATATCTTAGCTCTGGATTGGAATCGAGTGGACATTGGACATTTGGCACCCGCAAgggaaggggggaaaaaaaataaaaaaggaaaccaTTTTCAGCGCTCGCTTGCAAGGAGATCTGTCAACGGAGGATTTAATAGACCACAGTGTGAAAGCTGGGAAAGCTTTCGTCCCATTTGTGGCTTTGATGGCGGCCTACCTCCAATCCATGGAAGACATTCTAAAGCtgcttcctttcctttcctcctACCCCGTTCTTGCGGGTGTGGTGTCAAATATAATGAAGCTTCAGATGGAAGCCAGTGACCCATCACCAACAGGGTCAGTAATGATTTCCCATGAACCTCTAAGTTGAAGCAAAAGCTCCCACCTTTCTTTTCCATTCTGTGTTCACTGCCCCCCTTTTCTCTCCCTTTGCCCCACTTTGCTTTTGTCCCAATTTT of the Punica granatum isolate Tunisia-2019 chromosome 6, ASM765513v2, whole genome shotgun sequence genome contains:
- the LOC116210744 gene encoding zinc finger A20 and AN1 domain-containing stress-associated protein 8, which produces MEHDETGCQAAPEGPILCINNCGFFGSPATMNMCSKCHKDILLKQDQAKLAESSIGSLVNGSSSSMETEPVAAAATVDAEVGPVEPPIVTGQPAVPLSSNGNVESKPKEGPNRCTTCKKRVGLTGFSCRCGNLFCGTHRYSDKHDCPFDYRTAARDAIAKANPLIKAEKLDKI
- the LOC116210743 gene encoding PRELI domain containing protein 3B, which codes for MVKAYKQEHVYKHPWEIVTSASWRKFADPENKRTLSHVLEVDTLNHKLDSELGKLYTTRAITIHAPGPWFVRKIVGQDICHCVESTVVDAQSKSMQLTTRNVSLQKFIEVEERIRYDPHPDDPARWTVCRQETSIRIKPLSALASMAEKVEQRCAERFLQNSVKGREVMERICKYLEAESRGIAF